A genomic window from Micromonospora sp. WMMA1947 includes:
- a CDS encoding efflux RND transporter permease subunit, translated as MSLFTRVVRGRLAAWLTLAAALVVGVVAFGLPKPDNPEPVSGTGLSVEWQSTQVERLQDQLPSKDAQTALVVVSRADQAPLSGADRGVLDGLGGELSSLAAGGRVSPAQVSPDGTVALVAVPLSTEGGPSAVVDEVEKLREAVGDLPGELTVEVTGGPAFTADLGKVFQGADTTLLLVTAAVVAVLLLVTYRSPFLWLVPLLVVGATEQITLRVVESLVPAFGIYLPSGQVTGIASVLVFGAATNYALLLIARYREELRREEDRFAAMRRALRRTAEPILASGSTVVLGVLTLLLSEQETNRALAIACATGVILAMLSALFVLPAALLLFGRGLFWPFIPRVGSAAREGRIWGRLGELVVRRPLPVAALAVLLLAGLALGGLGIRTGLSETEQFSEKPEAVAGAETLARAFPAGSTQPVAVLTTPQAAQAVLAAASGVDGVASARPGAAGDRVAQIDVVLTAEPGSAASDRAVVALRDAVAAVPDSAPPAVDGADAPDGALVGGSVAATYDSNEANTKDLKLILPLILLLVGAVLVLLLRGLLAPLLLVLTVIASFFASLGAAWLLFDHVLDFPALDSGVLLLAFVFLVALGVDYNIFLVTRAREDARRTGTRDGMLSALRVTGGVITSAGILLAAVFAVLGVLPLITLTQIGIIVCIGVLLDTLLVRTVLVPALAFLLGDRFWWPGRIKRDADAPAATPAEPVAARD; from the coding sequence ATGTCTCTGTTCACCCGCGTCGTCCGGGGCCGGCTGGCCGCCTGGCTCACCCTGGCCGCCGCGCTCGTCGTCGGCGTGGTCGCCTTCGGGCTACCGAAGCCGGACAATCCCGAGCCCGTCTCCGGCACCGGCCTGTCCGTGGAATGGCAGTCGACGCAGGTCGAGCGACTGCAGGACCAGTTGCCCTCCAAGGACGCCCAGACCGCCCTGGTGGTGGTCAGCCGCGCCGACCAGGCCCCGCTGAGCGGAGCCGACCGAGGCGTCCTCGACGGCCTCGGCGGCGAGTTGAGCTCGCTCGCCGCGGGCGGACGGGTCTCCCCCGCCCAGGTCTCCCCGGACGGCACGGTGGCGCTGGTCGCGGTGCCGCTGTCCACCGAGGGCGGCCCGTCGGCGGTGGTCGACGAGGTGGAGAAGCTCCGCGAGGCGGTCGGTGACCTGCCCGGTGAGCTGACCGTCGAGGTCACCGGCGGGCCCGCGTTCACCGCCGACCTGGGCAAGGTGTTCCAGGGCGCGGACACCACGCTGCTGCTGGTCACCGCCGCCGTGGTGGCGGTGCTGCTGCTGGTCACCTACCGCAGCCCGTTCCTGTGGCTCGTACCGCTGCTGGTCGTGGGCGCCACCGAGCAGATCACGCTGCGCGTGGTGGAGTCCCTCGTCCCCGCCTTCGGCATCTACCTGCCCAGCGGGCAGGTCACGGGCATCGCCAGCGTGCTGGTGTTCGGCGCCGCCACCAACTACGCGCTGCTGCTCATCGCCCGCTATCGGGAGGAACTGCGCCGCGAGGAGGACCGGTTCGCCGCCATGCGGCGCGCGCTGCGCCGTACCGCCGAGCCGATCCTGGCCAGCGGCAGCACCGTCGTCCTCGGCGTGCTCACGCTGCTGCTGTCCGAGCAGGAGACCAACCGGGCGCTCGCCATCGCCTGCGCCACCGGTGTGATCCTCGCCATGCTCTCCGCGCTGTTCGTGCTCCCTGCCGCCCTGCTGCTGTTCGGCCGGGGTCTGTTCTGGCCGTTCATCCCCCGCGTCGGCAGCGCCGCCCGCGAGGGCCGGATCTGGGGCCGCCTCGGCGAGCTGGTGGTCCGCCGGCCGCTGCCGGTCGCCGCGCTCGCCGTCCTGCTGCTCGCCGGCCTCGCCCTCGGCGGCCTCGGCATCCGCACCGGGCTGTCCGAGACCGAGCAGTTCAGCGAGAAGCCCGAGGCCGTCGCCGGAGCCGAGACGCTCGCCCGGGCGTTCCCGGCCGGCAGCACCCAGCCGGTCGCGGTGCTCACCACCCCGCAGGCCGCGCAGGCGGTCCTGGCCGCGGCGAGCGGCGTCGACGGGGTCGCCTCGGCCCGCCCCGGCGCCGCCGGGGACCGGGTCGCCCAGATCGACGTGGTGCTCACCGCCGAGCCGGGCAGCGCCGCCTCCGACCGGGCCGTGGTGGCGCTGCGCGACGCCGTGGCCGCCGTACCGGACTCCGCCCCGCCCGCCGTGGACGGCGCGGACGCCCCCGACGGCGCCCTGGTCGGTGGTTCGGTCGCCGCGACGTACGACTCGAACGAGGCCAACACCAAGGACCTCAAGCTGATCCTGCCGCTCATCCTGCTGCTGGTCGGCGCGGTGCTGGTGCTGCTGCTGCGCGGGCTCCTGGCGCCGCTGCTGCTGGTGCTCACAGTGATCGCCTCGTTCTTCGCCAGCCTCGGCGCGGCCTGGCTGCTCTTCGACCACGTGCTGGACTTCCCGGCGCTGGACAGCGGGGTGCTGCTGCTCGCGTTCGTCTTCCTGGTGGCGCTCGGCGTCGACTACAACATCTTCCTGGTCACCCGGGCCCGGGAGGACGCCCGGCGCACCGGCACCCGCGACGGGATGCTGTCGGCGCTGCGGGTCACCGGCGGCGTGATCACCAGCGCCGGCATCCTGCTGGCCGCGGTGTTCGCGGTGCTCGGCGTGCTGCCGCTGATCACGCTGACCCAGATCGGCATCATCGTCTGCATCGGTGTGCTGCTGGACACGCTGCTGGTGCGTACGGTGCTGGTGCCGGCGCTGGCGTTCCTGCTCGGCGACCGGTTCTGGTGGCCCGGACGGATCAAGCGGGACGCCGACGCGCCCGCCGCGACGCCGGCCGAGCCGGTCGCCGCGCGGGACTGA
- a CDS encoding cold-shock protein, which translates to MATGTVKWFNSEKGFGFIEQDGGGPDVFVHYSAIQSSGYRELNEGQKVEFEVTQGQKGPQADNVRPM; encoded by the coding sequence ATGGCAACCGGCACGGTCAAGTGGTTCAACTCGGAAAAGGGCTTCGGCTTCATCGAGCAGGACGGCGGAGGCCCGGACGTGTTCGTCCACTACTCGGCCATCCAGAGCAGTGGCTACCGCGAGCTGAACGAGGGCCAGAAGGTCGAGTTCGAGGTGACCCAGGGGCAGAAGGGCCCGCAGGCGGACAACGTTCGTCCGATGTAA
- a CDS encoding metalloregulator ArsR/SmtB family transcription factor, which translates to MEPTVRQVTDSRVLAALAHPLRRRLMDVLKVYGPCTVGMLAERTDQAPANVSHHLKVLAAADLLVEAPELARDRRERWWRLRDRGVRWSNSDFDDDPAARVVADAASSLNLERHAELVRAWHSAPDDAHAAWGEGPFSTDKWLRLTPDELAELSREVIALFARWADRPIPDDGQRREPVFVFAHGVPGRP; encoded by the coding sequence ATGGAACCCACCGTCCGGCAGGTCACCGACTCGCGGGTGCTCGCCGCGCTCGCCCACCCCCTGCGCCGCCGGCTCATGGACGTGCTCAAGGTGTACGGCCCGTGCACCGTCGGCATGCTCGCCGAACGCACCGACCAGGCCCCGGCGAACGTGAGCCACCATCTCAAGGTGCTGGCCGCCGCCGACCTGCTGGTGGAGGCGCCCGAGCTGGCACGCGACCGCCGGGAACGCTGGTGGCGGCTGCGCGACCGCGGGGTGCGCTGGTCCAACAGCGACTTCGACGACGACCCGGCGGCCCGGGTCGTGGCCGACGCTGCCAGCTCGCTCAACCTGGAACGGCACGCCGAACTGGTCCGCGCCTGGCACTCGGCACCCGACGACGCGCACGCCGCGTGGGGCGAGGGGCCGTTCAGCACCGACAAGTGGCTGCGCCTGACCCCCGACGAGCTGGCCGAACTCAGCCGCGAGGTGATCGCGCTGTTCGCCCGGTGGGCCGACCGGCCGATCCCCGACGACGGGCAGCGCCGCGAGCCGGTCTTCGTGTTCGCCCACGGCGTCCCGGGCCGGCCGTGA
- a CDS encoding DedA family protein, producing the protein MPDLLSWLQELPPLLIYLAAAAIVAAETAVIVGLLMPGEATLLLVGFLAYAGTLRLAPVLVAMTAAAVIGDTLAWRAGRRYGPRLRASGVGARIGAHRWRRADSLLERLGGRGVLAARWIAFARTLAPRLAGSAGMPYRRFAPWNLAGVASWVGASVLAGYLAGESYERVSKLLGRATGAVLALLLCLLAVVLAGRWLGRNPDPVRALAARAAALPPLRWVRARYGVLFFLVAMRVGPAWTLLINLALGLALLFVAGLAVAVLLEAVVAHSGLGVLDGLVADWFAARRTPGVVDTALLAVSVLRGWVLIAAVALVAAVVARRARAWRADPLGVLGTAGAAVPLVLLVVVADLTGPGGPDRPGDLFPTQNAVVTASFGTLAWLLSRGARWPVGAAVWTAASAGVVTVTGARLYLGFSTASGTVTAVLLGLAWTTVFVVAWATRNRLAERDERPAGVDREERTAYAEPDDGPADAVAGEPPPRPRGRRSAFRVPRGPVDPC; encoded by the coding sequence ATGCCTGACCTGCTGAGCTGGCTGCAGGAGCTGCCGCCCCTGCTGATCTACCTGGCCGCCGCGGCGATCGTCGCGGCGGAGACCGCGGTGATCGTCGGGCTGCTGATGCCCGGCGAGGCGACCCTGCTTCTGGTCGGCTTCCTAGCGTACGCGGGCACGCTGCGCCTCGCGCCCGTGCTGGTGGCCATGACCGCCGCCGCCGTGATCGGAGACACACTCGCGTGGCGGGCCGGCCGCCGGTACGGCCCCCGGCTGCGCGCCTCGGGAGTCGGCGCCCGGATCGGCGCGCACCGGTGGCGGCGGGCCGACTCGCTGCTGGAGCGCCTCGGTGGCCGGGGCGTGCTCGCGGCCCGCTGGATCGCGTTCGCCCGCACGCTGGCGCCCCGGCTGGCCGGGTCGGCGGGGATGCCGTACCGGCGGTTCGCGCCGTGGAACCTGGCCGGGGTGGCGAGCTGGGTCGGCGCCTCGGTGCTGGCCGGATACCTGGCCGGTGAGTCGTACGAGCGGGTGTCGAAGCTGCTCGGCCGGGCCACCGGTGCGGTGCTGGCCCTGCTGCTGTGCCTGCTCGCCGTGGTGCTCGCCGGCCGCTGGCTGGGGCGCAACCCGGACCCGGTACGCGCACTGGCGGCGCGGGCCGCCGCGTTGCCGCCGCTGCGCTGGGTGCGGGCCCGGTACGGCGTGCTGTTCTTCCTGGTCGCCATGCGGGTCGGCCCGGCCTGGACGCTGCTGATCAACCTGGCGCTGGGGCTGGCGCTGCTGTTCGTCGCCGGGCTGGCCGTGGCGGTCCTGCTGGAGGCGGTCGTCGCGCACAGCGGGCTCGGGGTCCTCGACGGGCTGGTCGCCGACTGGTTCGCCGCCCGGCGTACCCCCGGGGTGGTCGACACGGCGCTGCTGGCGGTGTCGGTGCTGCGCGGCTGGGTGCTGATCGCCGCGGTCGCCCTGGTCGCCGCGGTGGTGGCGCGGCGGGCTCGGGCGTGGCGGGCGGACCCGCTCGGAGTGCTGGGCACTGCCGGCGCCGCCGTACCGCTGGTGTTGCTCGTCGTCGTCGCGGACCTGACCGGTCCGGGCGGCCCGGACCGCCCCGGTGACCTGTTCCCGACACAGAACGCGGTGGTGACCGCGAGCTTCGGCACGCTGGCCTGGCTGCTGTCGCGGGGTGCCCGCTGGCCGGTGGGCGCGGCGGTGTGGACGGCCGCGTCGGCGGGGGTGGTCACGGTCACCGGCGCGCGGCTCTATCTGGGCTTCAGCACGGCGAGCGGCACCGTCACGGCGGTTCTGCTGGGCCTGGCCTGGACGACCGTCTTCGTGGTGGCGTGGGCGACCCGGAACCGCCTGGCCGAGCGGGACGAGCGTCCGGCGGGCGTGGACCGGGAGGAGCGGACCGCGTACGCGGAGCCGGACGACGGTCCGGCCGACGCGGTGGCGGGGGAGCCGCCGCCCCGGCCCCGGGGCCGCCGGTCCGCGTTTCGGGTACCCCGCGGACCTGTCGATCCTTGCTAG
- the typA gene encoding translational GTPase TypA, giving the protein MQLRTDLRNVAIIAHVDHGKTTLVDAMLRQAGAYGARGENTERVMDSMDLEREKGITILAKNTGVRYLPADGSEPVTINIIDTPGHADFGGEVERGLTMVDGVVLLVDASEGPLPQTRFVLRKALRARLPIILVINKVDRPDARIKEVVDDTYELFLDLDADEEQIDFPIVYACARDGIASLTQPADGAVPDDSSNLEPLFRTLLDTIPAPAYDEGAPLQAHVTNLDASPFLGRLALCRVRQGTISKGQTVAWCRTDGSTQRVRISELLMTEGLERKPAESAGPGDIIAVAGIPEIMIGETLADAENPVPLPLITVDEPAISMTIGTNTSPLVGRVKGAKVTARMVKDRLDKELVGNVSLRVLPTERPDAWEVQGRGELALAILVEQMRRESFELTVGKPQVVTREIDGKTCEPVERLTIDAPEEYLGAITQLLATRKGRMEQLVNHGTGWIRMEWLVPARGLIGFRTEFLTETRGTGILHHVFESYEPWFGELRTRNNGSLVADRSGSVTAFAMTNLQERGQLFVEPGTEVYEGMIVGENSRSDDMDVNITKEKKLTNMRSSTADETEKLIPPRKLSLEQALEFCREDECVEVTPAAVRIRKVVLDQTQRGRMAARRKHAG; this is encoded by the coding sequence ATGCAGCTACGCACCGACCTCCGCAACGTCGCCATCATCGCCCACGTCGACCACGGCAAGACGACCCTGGTCGACGCCATGTTGCGGCAGGCCGGCGCCTACGGCGCCCGCGGTGAGAACACCGAGCGGGTCATGGACTCGATGGACCTCGAGCGCGAGAAGGGCATCACCATCCTCGCCAAGAACACCGGCGTGCGGTACCTGCCGGCGGACGGCTCGGAACCGGTCACCATCAACATCATCGACACCCCCGGTCACGCCGACTTCGGCGGCGAGGTCGAGCGCGGCCTGACCATGGTCGACGGTGTGGTGCTGCTGGTCGACGCCAGCGAGGGCCCCCTGCCGCAGACCCGGTTCGTGCTCCGTAAGGCGCTGCGCGCGCGGCTGCCGATCATCCTGGTGATCAACAAGGTGGACCGTCCGGACGCCCGGATCAAGGAGGTCGTGGACGACACGTACGAGCTGTTCCTCGACCTGGACGCCGACGAGGAGCAGATCGACTTCCCGATCGTCTACGCCTGCGCCCGCGACGGCATCGCCTCGCTGACCCAGCCCGCCGACGGCGCCGTCCCGGACGACAGCAGCAACCTGGAGCCGCTGTTCCGCACCCTGCTGGACACCATCCCCGCCCCCGCCTACGACGAGGGCGCGCCGCTGCAGGCGCACGTCACCAACCTCGACGCCTCCCCGTTCCTGGGCCGGCTCGCGCTGTGCCGGGTCCGCCAGGGCACGATCAGCAAGGGCCAGACCGTGGCCTGGTGCCGCACCGACGGCAGCACCCAGCGGGTACGCATCTCCGAGCTGCTGATGACCGAGGGCCTGGAGCGCAAGCCGGCCGAGTCCGCCGGGCCGGGCGACATCATCGCCGTCGCCGGCATCCCGGAGATCATGATCGGTGAGACGCTCGCCGACGCCGAGAACCCGGTGCCGCTGCCGCTGATCACGGTGGACGAACCGGCCATCTCGATGACCATCGGCACCAACACCTCGCCGCTCGTCGGCCGGGTCAAGGGCGCCAAGGTCACCGCCCGGATGGTCAAGGACCGGCTCGACAAGGAACTGGTCGGCAACGTGTCGCTGCGGGTGCTGCCCACCGAGCGGCCGGACGCCTGGGAGGTGCAGGGCCGTGGCGAGCTGGCCCTGGCGATCCTGGTCGAGCAGATGCGCCGCGAGTCCTTCGAGCTGACCGTCGGCAAGCCGCAGGTCGTCACCCGGGAGATCGACGGCAAGACCTGCGAGCCGGTCGAGCGGCTGACCATCGACGCCCCGGAGGAGTACCTGGGCGCCATCACCCAGCTCCTGGCCACCCGCAAGGGCCGAATGGAGCAGCTGGTCAACCACGGCACCGGCTGGATCCGGATGGAGTGGCTGGTCCCGGCGCGCGGCCTGATCGGCTTCCGGACCGAGTTCCTCACCGAGACCCGCGGCACCGGCATCCTGCACCACGTCTTCGAGTCGTACGAGCCGTGGTTCGGCGAGCTGCGCACCCGCAACAACGGGTCGCTGGTCGCCGACCGGTCCGGGTCGGTCACCGCGTTCGCGATGACCAACCTCCAGGAGCGTGGCCAGCTCTTCGTCGAGCCGGGCACCGAGGTGTACGAGGGCATGATCGTCGGTGAGAACTCCCGCTCCGACGACATGGACGTCAACATCACCAAGGAGAAGAAGCTCACCAACATGCGCTCGTCGACCGCCGACGAGACCGAGAAGCTGATCCCGCCGCGCAAGCTGTCGCTGGAGCAGGCGCTCGAGTTCTGCCGCGAGGACGAGTGCGTCGAGGTCACCCCGGCCGCGGTGCGCATCCGCAAGGTGGTGCTGGACCAGACCCAGCGCGGCCGGATGGCCGCCCGCCGCAAGCACGCCGGCTGA
- a CDS encoding CocE/NonD family hydrolase, translating to MIVRLVTRAAAAVLRLPAARTGRVAVTRDIPVRVRDGVTLRTDHYAPGPAAAPCVLIRTPYGRGGPIRLLGRLIAERGFHVVIQSCRGTFGSGGEFAPLVHERDDGLDTLDWLRRQRWWTGAFGMFGASYQGFVQWALAAEAGDELRAMVAVVTASATRDSTYAGESFALDTVLTWAELLEAQTVPWLARQWELKRGQPRLARALAHLPLAEADRVATGVTVPFFQEWLRHHTPDADYWRTRVFGDRITEVRAPVAMVSGWQDIFLPAQLDDHARLRAAGAHTRLVVGPWTHGSPGLLLASLREGLDWLDTHLAGRPGPERAPVRVHVGGAGGGWRDLPDWPPPATPTRWHLRSGGGLAAQPQEHGAPDRIWYDPADPTPSLGGPLLVAQRAGAVDNRPVEARPDVLTYTSERLREPVEVAGPVRAEIHLRSELSYLDVFVRLCDVDRRGRSWNVCDGLVRVEPGRFPRDPSGVVTVPVTLWPTAYRFAPGHRLRVQVSGGAHPRYARNPGTGEPLGTAVTLRAGWREILHDREHPSALVLPLVPAPSTAG from the coding sequence CTGATCGTGCGGCTGGTCACCCGGGCCGCCGCCGCGGTGCTGCGACTGCCCGCCGCCCGGACCGGGCGGGTCGCGGTCACCCGGGACATCCCGGTCCGGGTACGCGACGGCGTGACGCTGCGCACCGACCACTACGCGCCCGGCCCGGCCGCCGCGCCGTGCGTGCTGATCCGCACCCCGTACGGGCGGGGCGGGCCGATCCGGCTGCTCGGCCGCCTGATCGCCGAGCGGGGCTTCCACGTGGTGATCCAGTCGTGCCGCGGCACGTTCGGCTCGGGCGGCGAGTTCGCGCCGCTGGTGCACGAGCGCGACGACGGCCTGGACACGCTGGACTGGCTGCGCCGCCAGCGGTGGTGGACCGGCGCCTTCGGCATGTTCGGCGCCAGCTACCAGGGCTTCGTGCAGTGGGCGCTCGCCGCCGAGGCGGGCGACGAGCTGCGCGCGATGGTCGCCGTGGTGACCGCGTCGGCCACCCGGGACTCCACGTACGCGGGGGAGTCGTTCGCGCTGGACACGGTGCTCACCTGGGCCGAGCTGCTCGAGGCGCAGACGGTGCCCTGGCTGGCCCGGCAGTGGGAACTCAAGCGCGGCCAGCCCCGGCTCGCCCGGGCGCTGGCGCACCTGCCGCTGGCCGAGGCCGACCGGGTCGCCACCGGCGTCACCGTGCCGTTCTTCCAGGAGTGGCTGCGGCACCACACCCCCGACGCCGACTACTGGCGTACCCGGGTCTTCGGTGACCGGATCACCGAGGTCCGCGCGCCGGTGGCCATGGTCAGCGGCTGGCAGGACATCTTCCTGCCGGCCCAGCTCGACGACCATGCCCGCCTGCGGGCCGCCGGGGCGCATACCCGCCTGGTCGTCGGGCCGTGGACGCACGGCAGCCCCGGGCTGCTCCTGGCCTCGCTGCGGGAAGGGCTGGACTGGCTCGACACCCACCTGGCCGGACGGCCCGGCCCGGAACGCGCGCCGGTGCGGGTGCACGTCGGCGGCGCCGGCGGCGGCTGGCGCGACCTGCCGGACTGGCCGCCACCGGCCACGCCCACCCGGTGGCACCTGCGATCCGGCGGCGGACTGGCCGCGCAACCGCAGGAGCACGGCGCGCCGGACCGGATCTGGTACGACCCGGCCGACCCCACCCCGTCGCTCGGTGGCCCGCTGCTGGTGGCTCAGCGGGCCGGCGCGGTGGACAACCGGCCGGTCGAGGCCCGCCCGGACGTGCTGACGTACACCAGCGAGCGGTTGCGGGAGCCGGTCGAGGTGGCCGGGCCGGTACGCGCCGAGATCCACCTGCGCAGCGAACTGTCGTACCTGGACGTGTTCGTGCGTCTGTGCGACGTGGACCGGCGCGGGCGCTCCTGGAACGTCTGCGACGGCCTGGTCCGCGTCGAGCCCGGGCGGTTCCCGCGCGATCCGTCCGGAGTGGTCACCGTGCCGGTGACGCTCTGGCCGACGGCGTACCGCTTCGCGCCGGGCCACCGCCTGCGGGTGCAGGTCTCCGGTGGCGCCCACCCGCGTTACGCGCGCAACCCCGGCACCGGCGAGCCACTCGGCACGGCTGTGACCCTCCGTGCTGGCTGGCGGGAGATCCTCCACGATCGCGAGCATCCCTCGGCACTGGTGCTGCCGCTCGTGCCGGCACCGTCCACAGCGGGCTGA
- a CDS encoding MarR family transcriptional regulator — translation MYRRRDDPRGRMVADITNDLRRYSVDAQHIGHAFAGLHGLNATDLYALIAVMEAELVGDPITPGRLGEALNLSSGSVTALVDRLERGGHIRRDRDTADRRKILLHYADRGATLAQSFFGPLGRRTDEVMDRFSDDELAVVHRFMAEMVHSMRTHRDEIRAAPRRGAASGDA, via the coding sequence ATGTATCGGCGACGCGACGACCCGCGCGGGCGCATGGTCGCCGACATCACAAACGACCTGCGCCGTTACTCGGTCGACGCCCAGCACATCGGGCACGCGTTCGCCGGGCTGCACGGCCTGAACGCCACCGACCTGTACGCGCTGATCGCGGTCATGGAGGCCGAGCTGGTGGGCGACCCGATCACCCCCGGCCGGCTCGGTGAGGCGCTCAACCTCTCCTCCGGCTCGGTGACGGCGCTGGTCGACCGGCTGGAGCGCGGCGGGCACATCCGGCGCGACCGGGACACCGCCGACCGTCGCAAGATCCTCCTGCACTACGCCGACCGCGGCGCGACGCTGGCGCAGAGCTTCTTCGGGCCGCTGGGCCGCCGTACCGACGAGGTGATGGACCGCTTCAGCGACGACGAGCTGGCCGTGGTGCACCGGTTCATGGCCGAGATGGTGCACTCCATGCGCACCCACCGGGACGAGATCCGCGCCGCGCCCCGCCGTGGCGCCGCCTCCGGAGACGCCTGA
- a CDS encoding MFS transporter: MTAPASTAGPVAPPRGGLFRHRDFRLLWTGHTVSAVGSNMTAVALPLVAVAVLDATTFQVAVLTAAAWLPWLLAGLPVGAWVDRVRRRPVMIAADLAAAALFASVPLAALAGLLTVGHLLMVALGAGLARVFFETADQVYLPTLLRPEQVPEANARLHATQTASYLVGPGLAGLVAQLVGAVTAVALDALTFLLSALCLRRISAVEARPHRPDGTTSLRREVAAGLRFVVRDPYLRVLTVFGAASNIGLIGYQAVLVVFLVRSAELPAGLVGLLIGLASLGGVIGAALAARLARRLGSARTLLVAGALTGPPALLIPLAGPDARTAWLVLGGVLVSLGVAIGNVVKGSFRQTYTPHRLLGRVTVSMHLLNYGTIPLAALLAGALGAAWGPGGAIRVMTAWLALTPLILLAGPLRKRRDLPAAPS; this comes from the coding sequence GTGACCGCCCCCGCGTCTACGGCCGGGCCGGTCGCCCCGCCGCGCGGCGGGCTGTTCCGGCACCGCGACTTCCGGCTGCTCTGGACCGGCCACACGGTGAGCGCAGTGGGCAGCAACATGACCGCTGTGGCGCTGCCCCTGGTCGCGGTCGCGGTGCTCGACGCCACCACGTTCCAGGTGGCGGTGCTCACCGCCGCGGCGTGGCTGCCCTGGCTGCTCGCCGGCCTGCCGGTCGGGGCGTGGGTCGACCGGGTCCGTCGCCGCCCGGTGATGATCGCCGCCGACCTCGCCGCCGCGGCGCTGTTCGCCAGCGTGCCGCTGGCCGCCCTGGCCGGGCTGCTCACCGTCGGGCATCTGCTGATGGTGGCGCTCGGCGCCGGCCTGGCCCGGGTCTTCTTCGAAACCGCCGACCAGGTCTACCTGCCCACGCTGCTGCGTCCGGAGCAGGTGCCCGAGGCCAACGCCCGGCTGCACGCCACCCAGACCGCGAGCTACCTCGTCGGGCCCGGACTGGCCGGTCTCGTCGCCCAGCTCGTCGGCGCGGTGACCGCGGTGGCGCTGGACGCGCTCACCTTCCTGCTGTCCGCGCTCTGCCTGCGCCGGATCAGCGCGGTCGAGGCCCGCCCGCACCGTCCGGACGGGACGACGTCGCTGCGCCGCGAGGTCGCCGCCGGATTGCGGTTCGTCGTCCGCGACCCGTACCTGCGGGTGCTGACGGTCTTCGGGGCGGCGAGCAACATCGGGCTCATCGGCTACCAGGCGGTGCTCGTGGTGTTCCTGGTCCGCTCGGCCGAGCTGCCCGCCGGGCTGGTCGGCCTCCTGATCGGACTCGCCAGCCTCGGCGGTGTGATCGGGGCCGCGCTCGCCGCGCGCCTGGCCCGTCGGCTCGGCAGTGCCCGTACGCTGCTCGTCGCCGGCGCCCTGACCGGCCCGCCCGCGCTGCTCATCCCGCTGGCCGGGCCCGACGCGCGGACCGCCTGGCTGGTGCTCGGCGGCGTGCTGGTGAGCCTCGGCGTCGCGATCGGCAACGTGGTGAAGGGCAGCTTCCGGCAGACGTACACACCACATCGGCTGCTCGGCCGCGTCACGGTGAGCATGCACCTGCTCAACTACGGCACGATCCCGCTCGCCGCGCTGCTCGCCGGCGCGCTGGGCGCGGCGTGGGGGCCGGGTGGCGCGATCCGGGTGATGACCGCCTGGCTGGCGCTGACCCCGCTGATCCTGCTGGCCGGGCCACTACGGAAACGGCGCGACCTGCCGGCCGCGCCGTCCTGA
- a CDS encoding transglycosylase SLT domain-containing protein, translating into MRRGLGRWAVTVVALLAAGTLTACGDEERPVREVAVELPTAASADQPQEAPADAPSEEPPAVAAMGGRPSPSASAKPKPRAKPSRTSTAPLARPKPPTETQVPPAPPKPADDGCKPSYRGTKASQSQVKAALADAAARTYWPTSAPDIRIPSALLKATAWQESGWQSNIIACDGGVGLMQVMPATADWMNQRFGQSYDIDAYRDNAYLGGTYLAWLTKYIGDMYFESDYRLDASLCTSELNSCLLNAVIAAYNYGHGAVAREDQPLTIPNPQYVRNVRALMTECECLSF; encoded by the coding sequence ATGCGGCGAGGACTCGGCCGGTGGGCCGTGACAGTGGTGGCGTTGCTCGCGGCAGGCACGCTGACGGCGTGCGGCGACGAGGAACGGCCGGTGCGAGAGGTCGCTGTGGAACTGCCCACGGCGGCGTCGGCGGACCAGCCGCAGGAGGCGCCCGCCGACGCGCCGAGCGAGGAGCCACCGGCGGTTGCGGCGATGGGTGGACGGCCCAGCCCGAGCGCGTCGGCGAAACCGAAGCCGCGGGCGAAGCCGTCCCGCACGTCGACGGCGCCGCTGGCCCGGCCGAAGCCGCCGACCGAGACCCAGGTGCCACCGGCGCCACCGAAGCCGGCCGACGACGGCTGCAAGCCGAGCTACCGGGGCACCAAGGCCAGCCAGAGCCAGGTGAAGGCGGCGCTCGCCGACGCCGCGGCGCGTACCTACTGGCCGACCTCGGCGCCGGACATCCGCATCCCGTCGGCGCTGCTGAAGGCCACCGCCTGGCAGGAGAGCGGGTGGCAGTCCAACATCATCGCCTGTGACGGCGGGGTCGGGCTGATGCAGGTCATGCCGGCCACGGCGGACTGGATGAACCAGCGGTTCGGCCAGTCGTACGACATCGACGCCTACCGGGACAACGCCTACCTGGGCGGCACCTACCTGGCCTGGCTGACCAAGTACATCGGCGACATGTACTTCGAGTCCGACTACCGGCTCGACGCCTCACTGTGCACCAGCGAGCTGAACTCCTGCCTGCTCAACGCCGTGATCGCGGCCTACAACTACGGGCACGGCGCGGTGGCGCGGGAGGATCAGCCGCTGACCATCCCCAACCCGCAGTACGTGCGCAACGTGCGGGCGCTGATGACCGAGTGCGAGTGCCTGAGCTTCTGA